A section of the bacterium genome encodes:
- the rpe gene encoding ribulose-phosphate 3-epimerase: MPRQILISTSMLSADFSRLAEEARALEAAGADWLHWDCMDGHFTRPLTHGPLVLQALREHTKLYFDAHLMITNPEAQIPLFADAGADGISIHIEATDEPARLLDDIRARGCKSCLTVNPPTPLADLEHLLSHCDVVMLMGVMPGYAGQEYAPATTQRIAEVREAIDRAGLATLIEVDGGVNDATVREVLGAGADVLVSASFVFKHPQGYAEALRQLRAAAPDS; this comes from the coding sequence ATGCCCAGGCAGATACTCATCTCGACCTCGATGCTCAGCGCCGACTTCTCCCGGCTGGCTGAGGAAGCGCGCGCCCTGGAGGCCGCCGGCGCCGACTGGCTGCACTGGGACTGCATGGACGGACACTTCACGCGCCCGCTGACCCACGGCCCCCTGGTGCTGCAGGCGCTGCGCGAGCACACGAAGCTGTACTTCGACGCCCATCTCATGATCACCAACCCCGAAGCGCAGATCCCGCTGTTTGCGGACGCGGGAGCCGACGGGATCTCCATCCATATCGAGGCCACCGACGAGCCGGCGCGCCTGCTGGACGACATCCGCGCCCGCGGCTGCAAGTCGTGCCTGACCGTCAACCCGCCGACGCCCCTGGCGGACCTGGAGCACCTGCTGTCGCACTGCGATGTCGTCATGCTGATGGGCGTGATGCCGGGCTACGCAGGGCAGGAGTATGCCCCGGCTACGACGCAGCGCATCGCTGAGGTGCGGGAAGCCATTGACCGGGCGGGGCTGGCGACGTTGATCGAGGTGGACGGCGGCGTCAACGATGCAACGGTACGCGAGGTGCTCGGCGCCGGGGCGGATGTGCTGGTGTCGGCGTCATTCGTGTTCAAACACCCGCAGGGGTATGCGGAGGCTCTGCGGCAGCTACGCGCCGCCGCTCCGGACAGCTAA
- the rsmH gene encoding 16S rRNA (cytosine(1402)-N(4))-methyltransferase RsmH: MLHETLTWLNPQPGQTIVDMTVGLAGHGREIIKRIGPDGRYVGLEWDPETYALAQQALADEPNVILVNESFLQLPEVLAAAGVGRVDGVVLDAGVNLFQLTAPERSMAQDSEVGLDMRMDRRQGVPAEVLVNEASEAELRQILRATLNEREARSIARAIVRARTREAIRTTRRLSEVILSTLSPQARRKGRQPAPALLAFRVAVNRELENLEQGIRLAVDALRPGGRLAVISFHSAEHRVCRAVFRSLAHPCTCPPRLPCVCGLRPRVKILTPKPPGPDEESLRLSGPTCRSARMHVLEAL; the protein is encoded by the coding sequence ATGTTGCACGAGACGCTGACGTGGCTGAACCCGCAACCCGGGCAGACGATCGTAGACATGACCGTCGGGTTGGCGGGGCACGGACGAGAGATCATCAAGCGGATCGGGCCGGACGGGCGCTACGTAGGCCTGGAGTGGGACCCGGAGACATACGCGCTGGCGCAGCAGGCGCTGGCGGATGAGCCGAATGTGATCCTTGTCAACGAGAGCTTTCTGCAGCTGCCGGAGGTGCTGGCGGCGGCTGGGGTGGGGCGGGTAGATGGCGTCGTCCTGGACGCGGGTGTGAACCTGTTCCAGTTGACGGCGCCGGAGCGCTCGATGGCGCAGGACAGCGAAGTCGGGCTGGACATGCGCATGGACCGGCGGCAGGGCGTCCCGGCCGAGGTGCTCGTCAACGAGGCCTCGGAGGCCGAGCTGCGGCAGATCCTGCGGGCAACGCTGAATGAGCGCGAAGCGCGCAGCATCGCCCGGGCCATCGTGAGGGCCCGTACGCGAGAGGCAATTCGGACGACACGGCGTCTGTCCGAGGTCATCCTCTCGACGCTCAGCCCGCAGGCCCGGCGCAAGGGACGGCAGCCCGCCCCGGCGCTCCTGGCGTTCAGGGTGGCAGTGAACAGGGAACTGGAGAACCTGGAACAGGGGATCCGGCTGGCGGTGGACGCACTGCGGCCCGGGGGGCGGCTGGCAGTGATCTCGTTCCACTCCGCCGAGCATAGGGTGTGCCGCGCCGTCTTCCGGAGTTTGGCTCATCCATGCACCTGCCCGCCGCGCCTGCCGTGCGTCTGCGGGTTGCGGCCCCGGGTGAAGATCCTGACGCCCAAGCCACCCGGACCGGATGAGGAAAGCCTGCGTCTCAGCGGGCCGACTTGCCGCAGCGCGAGAATGCACGTGCTGGAAGCGCTGTAG
- a CDS encoding penicillin-binding protein 2, producing the protein MAVTSRYRPADHRQRRLEWLLMAGFVVILGRVFQLQTISRQHYVENVGAIIDRHRTPLGPQPGAILARDLQPLAESLFLKTCVANPRMMRDEGESLHGVAEQLARILNRPETELFTKLDERRNRRYVEVAPFLHEPVAERIKALKIKGLDLVPEWKREYPQGALACHIVGGRDRYHHARGGLEHLYAALLEPQQGAGTVNRGGAWTYADGGARPEPGRDLVLTIDLGLQRQVEAELDRVMQRERAEWVCGVVMDPQTGAILALGSRPSYDPNRSVEPRTGSGQRRAPAPARARNRTRDLTRENVPVTAAVEQGSTFKVLLATAALEAGVVTPESTFHCGGHISIGGRPISCWGRYAATGHGTLNIYGMIGQSCNCIAAQVAGRLGAARYRDFLKRVGIGSDPEAGFPAEAFGLLPPIERIRPRDLATMGFGQNVSCSGLQLTAAVAGIVNDGVMKQPHVLDSVLNSDGSTFRQPAVRETRLCSPATSATMRAMLQYAVEHGTGAAVRMPDFPVGGKTGTAQQWDFEHRCHYTDRYMVSFVEVAPIDQPRYVIYIACNWPRVGRHGSDVAAPSCKRIAEYALHRLGRTPAPAGQATPGPAASTQ; encoded by the coding sequence TTGGCTGTCACCAGCCGCTATCGCCCGGCCGATCACCGCCAGCGCCGGCTGGAGTGGCTGCTCATGGCGGGCTTCGTCGTGATCCTCGGTCGTGTCTTCCAACTGCAGACCATCTCGCGCCAGCACTACGTCGAGAACGTCGGGGCCATCATTGACCGGCACCGCACCCCGCTGGGCCCCCAGCCCGGCGCCATCCTGGCCCGCGACCTGCAGCCTCTGGCCGAAAGCCTGTTCCTGAAGACCTGCGTCGCCAACCCCCGGATGATGAGAGACGAAGGCGAGTCACTGCACGGCGTCGCCGAGCAACTTGCCCGCATCCTCAATCGTCCCGAGACGGAACTGTTCACCAAGCTCGACGAGCGGCGCAACCGACGCTATGTCGAGGTGGCGCCGTTCCTCCACGAGCCGGTAGCCGAGCGCATCAAGGCCCTGAAGATCAAGGGCCTGGACCTGGTGCCCGAATGGAAGCGGGAGTACCCCCAGGGCGCCCTAGCCTGTCACATCGTCGGCGGGCGGGACCGCTATCACCATGCCCGCGGGGGGCTGGAGCATCTCTACGCCGCCTTGCTCGAACCCCAGCAGGGGGCAGGCACCGTCAACCGGGGGGGGGCCTGGACGTACGCCGATGGCGGCGCCCGGCCGGAGCCCGGCAGGGACCTGGTGCTGACGATTGACCTGGGCCTGCAGCGGCAGGTCGAGGCCGAGCTGGACCGGGTCATGCAGCGCGAGCGAGCCGAGTGGGTCTGCGGTGTGGTGATGGATCCGCAGACCGGGGCCATCCTGGCCCTCGGGTCGCGACCTTCCTACGACCCCAACCGCTCCGTGGAGCCGCGGACAGGTTCCGGACAGCGTCGGGCGCCCGCGCCCGCCCGGGCCAGGAACCGGACCAGGGACTTGACCCGGGAGAACGTGCCGGTCACCGCGGCGGTTGAGCAGGGGAGCACGTTCAAGGTACTATTGGCTACGGCAGCGCTGGAAGCGGGCGTGGTGACCCCCGAGTCGACGTTCCACTGTGGCGGCCACATCAGCATCGGTGGGCGCCCCATTAGCTGCTGGGGGCGCTACGCCGCTACCGGACATGGCACCCTGAACATCTACGGGATGATCGGCCAGTCGTGCAACTGCATCGCGGCCCAGGTCGCCGGACGGCTGGGAGCGGCGCGCTACCGCGACTTCCTGAAGCGGGTCGGCATCGGCAGCGACCCCGAAGCCGGCTTCCCGGCCGAGGCCTTCGGCCTGCTGCCGCCGATCGAGCGCATCCGCCCCCGCGACCTCGCCACGATGGGCTTCGGCCAGAACGTGAGCTGCTCGGGTCTGCAACTGACGGCGGCGGTGGCCGGGATCGTGAACGACGGGGTGATGAAGCAGCCGCACGTCCTGGACTCGGTGCTCAACAGCGATGGCTCCACCTTCCGGCAGCCGGCGGTGCGCGAGACACGCCTCTGCTCGCCGGCCACCTCCGCCACCATGCGGGCCATGCTCCAGTACGCCGTCGAGCACGGTACCGGCGCTGCAGTGCGCATGCCGGACTTCCCCGTCGGCGGCAAGACCGGCACCGCCCAGCAATGGGACTTCGAGCACCGCTGCCACTACACCGACCGGTACATGGTCTCGTTCGTCGAGGTCGCCCCCATAGACCAGCCGCGCTATGTCATCTACATCGCCTGCAACTGGCCCAGAGTCGGGCGACACGGCTCGGACGTCGCGGCGCCCTCCTGCAAGCGGATTGCGGAGTACGCGCTGCACCGGTTGGGCCGCACGCCGGCCCCGGCGGGCCAGGCGACGCCAGGTCCAGCCGCCAGCACGCAATAG
- a CDS encoding UDP-N-acetylmuramoyl-L-alanyl-D-glutamate--2,6-diaminopimelate ligase translates to MVKSLRELTAPLVVGGADVPEVAIRSVTTDSRTVTPGALFIAISGTAFEGHDYIAPALAAGAVAVVIEKPEVAARVPAGFPVVCVDNSRRAAAVIADRFWGHPSGALNLVAVTGTNGKTTSVHLLEAIFQAAGHRTGMIGTLGRRVGDSTVVASRTTPDAVELQALLARMRDEGVTHVAMELSSHAIDLDRAWSCSFAGALYTNLSPDHLDWHHDLETYRQSKARLFTDYADMARPDHEMVGAINTDDPNGALIAAEAHCRVVSYGLSPTAMVRAEAIERSARGSRLQLATPDFRRPLNLQLVGQFNVMNALGCAACAYGLGLPEEAIVAGLEGLAGVPGRLEKVDRGQDFVLLVDYAHTPEALENVLQTARELQPRRLICLFGCGGDRDRTKRPVMGRAVTSLADLAIITSDNPRSENPLDIIEEIRQGVSTGVYQVEPDRAAAIRAAVREAQAGDIVLLCGKGHEDYQEFEQGRRVHFDDREVAAAALDEAMGRA, encoded by the coding sequence ATGGTCAAATCGCTACGTGAACTCACGGCGCCCCTGGTGGTCGGCGGCGCCGACGTGCCCGAGGTCGCCATCCGCTCCGTCACGACGGACAGCCGCACCGTCACCCCCGGCGCCCTCTTCATCGCCATCAGTGGCACCGCCTTCGAGGGGCACGATTACATCGCGCCCGCCCTCGCCGCCGGCGCCGTGGCCGTCGTGATCGAGAAACCGGAGGTTGCCGCCCGGGTGCCGGCCGGCTTCCCGGTGGTCTGCGTGGACAACAGCCGGCGCGCCGCGGCGGTCATCGCCGACCGCTTCTGGGGTCATCCCTCCGGCGCGCTGAACCTGGTCGCCGTGACCGGGACCAACGGAAAGACCACGAGCGTACACCTCCTGGAGGCCATCTTCCAGGCGGCGGGACACCGCACGGGCATGATCGGGACCCTCGGGCGGCGCGTGGGCGACAGCACCGTTGTCGCCAGCCGTACGACGCCTGACGCCGTCGAGCTGCAGGCTTTGCTCGCCCGGATGCGCGACGAAGGGGTCACGCACGTGGCGATGGAGCTGTCCTCGCACGCCATTGACCTCGACCGCGCCTGGAGCTGTAGCTTCGCCGGGGCCCTCTATACCAACCTCAGCCCCGACCATCTCGACTGGCATCACGACCTGGAGACCTATCGCCAGAGCAAGGCGCGGCTGTTCACCGACTATGCCGACATGGCCCGGCCCGATCACGAGATGGTAGGCGCCATCAACACCGATGACCCCAACGGCGCGCTGATCGCCGCGGAGGCCCACTGCCGCGTTGTTAGCTACGGCTTGTCCCCGACGGCGATGGTGCGGGCCGAGGCGATCGAGCGCAGCGCCCGCGGCAGCCGCCTGCAACTGGCCACTCCCGACTTCCGCCGGCCACTCAATCTCCAGCTTGTCGGGCAGTTCAACGTCATGAACGCCCTGGGCTGCGCCGCCTGTGCCTATGGCCTGGGACTGCCCGAGGAGGCCATCGTCGCGGGGCTGGAGGGGCTGGCGGGGGTGCCGGGCCGGCTGGAGAAGGTGGACCGCGGCCAGGACTTCGTGCTGCTCGTGGACTACGCGCACACCCCCGAGGCGCTCGAGAACGTGCTGCAGACGGCCCGGGAGTTGCAGCCGCGGCGGCTGATCTGCCTGTTCGGCTGCGGTGGCGACCGCGACCGCACCAAGCGCCCCGTGATGGGACGGGCCGTGACAAGCCTGGCTGACCTGGCTATCATTACCTCTGACAACCCGCGCTCGGAGAACCCCCTGGACATCATCGAGGAGATCAGGCAGGGCGTGAGCACGGGGGTGTACCAGGTCGAGCCGGACCGCGCGGCGGCCATACGGGCGGCGGTGCGCGAGGCCCAGGCCGGCGACATCGTCCTACTGTGCGGGAAGGGACACGAGGACTACCAGGAGTTCGAGCAGGGGCGGCGGGTGCACTTCGACGACCGTGAGGTCGCGGCGGCGGCCCTGGATGAAGCGATGGGACGGGCATGA
- a CDS encoding UDP-N-acetylmuramoyl-tripeptide--D-alanyl-D-alanine ligase, translating to MKITAGALAELLGATLPEGFGPEVTLDGVTTDSRETAPGQLFIGLPGEKFDGADYAAAALERGAALAVLQRHVPEAGGRQLVVPDALAALGAVARWWRQQVCPRVLAVTGSAGKTTTKDLIASICGEVGPTVATIATENNEIGVPKTLLRLREGDRFCVLEFGMRGRGQIKGLAEIARPDIGVITVIGDAHVGLLGSREAIAESKAEMLPLLPPTGTAVLNADDFFYPLFRGMCTCQVIPFGFAEQAQVRCVEVLEEGLDRTRARVQVGAETLELAVPLPGRHNLMNALAAAAAGMACGAGSAQLKAGIESYGGAAMRGRVVAGPSGSTIIDDVYNAHPGAMAAALQTLAQAPGRKMLIFGNMLELGEVGPEAHRTVGRQAAEAGVTVLIAVGELAALAAETAAALGVETHVAVTPEEAAATLKPLLGAGDTVLVKGSRLMALERAVRGLTDAE from the coding sequence ATGAAGATCACTGCAGGGGCGCTGGCAGAACTACTGGGGGCGACACTACCCGAGGGCTTCGGGCCCGAGGTCACGCTCGATGGCGTGACGACTGACTCGCGCGAGACCGCGCCGGGCCAGCTCTTCATCGGCTTGCCGGGGGAGAAGTTCGACGGCGCCGACTACGCCGCGGCGGCTCTGGAGCGCGGGGCGGCGCTGGCCGTCTTGCAGCGCCACGTGCCGGAAGCCGGCGGGCGGCAGTTGGTGGTACCGGACGCCCTGGCGGCGCTGGGCGCTGTGGCGCGCTGGTGGCGGCAACAGGTCTGCCCCCGCGTCCTGGCCGTCACCGGTTCCGCGGGCAAGACGACCACCAAGGACCTGATCGCCTCGATCTGCGGCGAGGTAGGCCCGACCGTAGCCACCATCGCCACCGAGAACAATGAGATCGGCGTGCCCAAGACGCTCCTGCGGCTGCGCGAGGGGGACCGCTTCTGCGTGCTGGAGTTCGGCATGCGCGGGCGCGGGCAGATCAAGGGCCTGGCCGAGATCGCTCGGCCTGACATCGGTGTCATCACCGTCATTGGCGACGCGCATGTCGGCCTGCTCGGGTCCCGTGAGGCCATCGCGGAATCGAAAGCCGAGATGCTGCCCCTGCTGCCTCCGACAGGCACAGCGGTCCTGAACGCCGACGACTTCTTCTACCCCCTGTTCCGTGGCATGTGCACGTGCCAGGTCATCCCCTTCGGCTTTGCGGAGCAGGCACAGGTGCGGTGTGTGGAAGTGCTGGAGGAGGGCCTGGACCGCACCCGGGCCCGCGTGCAAGTGGGCGCAGAGACGCTGGAGCTGGCTGTCCCCCTGCCCGGGCGGCACAACCTGATGAATGCGCTCGCGGCGGCCGCCGCGGGGATGGCCTGCGGCGCCGGCAGCGCCCAGCTCAAGGCCGGCATCGAGAGCTACGGCGGCGCCGCCATGCGGGGCCGCGTCGTGGCGGGGCCGTCCGGCTCGACCATCATTGATGACGTCTACAACGCCCATCCCGGCGCCATGGCGGCCGCCCTGCAGACACTCGCGCAGGCGCCGGGGCGCAAGATGCTCATCTTCGGCAACATGCTGGAGCTGGGCGAAGTCGGCCCTGAAGCCCACCGCACGGTCGGTCGGCAGGCGGCCGAGGCCGGGGTGACGGTGCTGATCGCGGTCGGGGAGTTGGCAGCCCTGGCGGCCGAGACCGCGGCAGCGCTGGGCGTGGAGACCCACGTGGCGGTCACCCCCGAGGAGGCGGCTGCGACGCTGAAGCCGCTGCTGGGGGCGGGAGACACCGTACTCGTGAAGGGCTCGCGCCTGATGGCGCTGGAGCGGGCCGTCAGAGGGCTGACTGATGCTGAATGA
- the mraY gene encoding phospho-N-acetylmuramoyl-pentapeptide-transferase has protein sequence MLNDSLLLCGMFVLAVVLAAAGTWLVRRWVRREGLGQTVRDDGPQSHLAKMGTPTLGGLGMLGAITVLTAVLWLIRGASLSPAVPLSVGLALLFAAIGFADDWSKLRYKRPLGLKARVRLPVEFVLAALFAVLLIQTRTVTAAGGLAQVIPLGAGVGFAIFAMLVLVGCANAVNLTDGLDGLAGGVSCFCALALGASCWLLGRPDLAILCAIVAGSAAGFLWLNAAPASIFMGDVGSLGLGAILAAIAVAARLEIMLAVFGVVFVVEALSVAIQVLYFRFSGGKRVFRMAPYHHHLELGGMAETKIVVRFWLITIVAGAAGLGLVAAMVLHI, from the coding sequence ATGCTGAATGACTCCCTGCTGCTGTGCGGGATGTTCGTCCTGGCGGTGGTCCTGGCCGCCGCGGGCACGTGGCTCGTGCGCCGCTGGGTGCGCCGCGAGGGGCTCGGGCAGACCGTGCGTGACGATGGCCCGCAGTCACACCTGGCGAAGATGGGCACGCCGACTCTTGGCGGCCTGGGTATGCTGGGCGCCATCACGGTGCTGACGGCGGTGCTCTGGCTCATCCGCGGGGCCAGCCTGAGCCCGGCCGTGCCGCTCTCAGTCGGGCTGGCGCTCCTGTTCGCCGCTATCGGGTTCGCCGACGACTGGTCCAAGCTGCGCTACAAGCGGCCGCTCGGGCTGAAGGCGCGGGTGCGCCTGCCCGTGGAGTTCGTGCTGGCGGCGCTGTTCGCCGTTCTGCTGATCCAGACGCGGACCGTGACGGCGGCGGGGGGCCTGGCGCAGGTCATTCCGCTGGGGGCCGGGGTCGGGTTCGCGATCTTCGCCATGCTGGTGCTGGTGGGATGCGCCAACGCCGTCAACTTGACGGACGGGCTCGACGGGTTGGCCGGCGGTGTGAGTTGCTTCTGCGCGTTGGCCCTGGGTGCTTCCTGCTGGCTGCTGGGACGGCCGGACCTGGCGATCCTGTGCGCCATCGTGGCGGGATCGGCAGCGGGCTTCCTGTGGCTCAACGCCGCGCCCGCCTCGATCTTCATGGGCGACGTGGGTAGCCTCGGCCTGGGCGCCATCCTCGCGGCCATCGCGGTCGCGGCGCGGCTGGAGATCATGCTGGCCGTCTTCGGGGTCGTCTTCGTCGTCGAGGCTTTGTCGGTGGCGATCCAGGTGCTATACTTCCGGTTCAGCGGCGGCAAGCGCGTCTTCCGCATGGCCCCCTACCATCACCACCTGGAGCTGGGCGGGATGGCCGAGACGAAGATCGTTGTCCGCTTCTGGCTGATCACAATCGTCGCCGGGGCCGCCGGCCTCGGCTTGGTCGCGGCGATGGTGCTGCACATCTGA
- the murD gene encoding UDP-N-acetylmuramoyl-L-alanine--D-glutamate ligase, giving the protein MSLPPLHNPPGLPLERRRAVCFGMGASGVASGLFLKAKGLDPLVVDEGPAEKLQGSLDKLQAAGVRALPGLRDYGQLGDPDLVIVSPGVPTNHPLLVQARQAGAQVIGEIELAYRFCAAPTAAITGTNGKGTTTRMLEGMLTAEGLRARAGGNIGEALVGLVEQDLQVVVAEVSSFQLETIELFHPWASILLNVTPDHMNRYAGMPEYTQAKLRLFVNQTAGDVVVLNTGDPTVARVADGLPLPVLKVNLHDPTAHGFLSDSDLMVRLPGEQAVRVCEWTDLYLQAEHYATDALCAAVVALSAGVGPDAIAAGARGWRPTGHQLQEVAVIGGVRFVDDSKATNPEAAMADLRTFPRPLLVIGGGDTKGRDMKAYADALAELADAAFLIGDGAEQIARALGDRLPVTMSGTLEQAVPAAYAAASAGATVILAPGCASFDQFNGQAERGDHFAGLVRQLA; this is encoded by the coding sequence ATGTCACTACCTCCCCTGCACAATCCACCGGGCCTGCCCCTGGAGCGTCGCCGCGCCGTGTGCTTCGGCATGGGCGCCAGCGGCGTGGCCTCGGGGCTGTTCCTGAAGGCGAAGGGGCTCGACCCCCTGGTGGTGGATGAGGGCCCGGCCGAGAAGCTCCAGGGCAGCCTGGACAAGCTCCAGGCCGCCGGGGTGCGGGCCCTGCCGGGCCTGCGAGACTACGGCCAGCTTGGCGACCCCGACCTGGTGATCGTCAGCCCCGGGGTGCCGACCAACCACCCGCTGCTGGTGCAGGCGCGACAGGCCGGGGCACAGGTCATCGGCGAGATTGAGCTGGCCTACCGCTTCTGCGCCGCGCCTACCGCCGCCATCACAGGCACCAACGGCAAGGGCACGACCACCCGGATGCTGGAGGGGATGCTGACGGCCGAGGGTCTGCGCGCCCGGGCCGGTGGCAACATTGGCGAGGCGCTGGTGGGGCTGGTCGAGCAAGACCTGCAGGTCGTGGTAGCCGAAGTCTCCAGCTTCCAGCTCGAGACCATTGAGTTGTTCCACCCGTGGGCCAGCATCCTGCTGAACGTGACGCCTGACCACATGAACCGCTATGCGGGCATGCCGGAGTACACGCAGGCCAAGCTGCGCCTGTTTGTGAACCAGACGGCCGGCGATGTCGTGGTGCTGAACACCGGCGACCCGACGGTGGCGCGTGTGGCCGACGGGCTGCCCCTCCCGGTCCTGAAGGTGAACCTGCACGACCCGACGGCCCACGGCTTCCTGAGCGACAGCGACCTGATGGTGCGGCTGCCGGGGGAGCAGGCGGTGCGGGTGTGCGAGTGGACCGACCTGTATCTGCAGGCCGAGCACTACGCCACCGATGCCCTCTGCGCCGCTGTGGTGGCCCTGAGCGCCGGGGTGGGGCCGGACGCCATCGCCGCCGGAGCGCGAGGCTGGCGGCCGACCGGGCACCAGCTCCAGGAAGTCGCGGTCATCGGCGGTGTGCGGTTCGTTGACGACTCCAAGGCGACCAATCCCGAGGCGGCGATGGCCGACCTGCGCACCTTCCCGCGGCCCCTGCTGGTCATCGGCGGGGGCGACACCAAGGGGCGCGACATGAAGGCCTATGCGGACGCGCTGGCAGAGCTGGCCGACGCGGCCTTCCTGATCGGCGATGGGGCCGAGCAGATCGCCCGGGCCCTCGGGGATCGCCTGCCGGTAACGATGAGCGGCACGCTGGAGCAGGCCGTTCCGGCCGCCTACGCAGCCGCCTCCGCCGGCGCCACCGTAATCCTGGCGCCCGGTTGCGCCTCCTTTGACCAGTTCAACGGCCAGGCTGAGCGCGGCGACCACTTCGCCGGGCTCGTGCGGCAGCTCGCGTAG
- a CDS encoding putative lipid II flippase FtsW yields the protein MAHAAALEPESVDPQWVTPICIVTMLGLVMAFSASYPEACAGRNDSPDALSFFKTQFSYAVIGLIGGWIASYVRPRVLRKLAPPALGISFALMMVAIIEGAIGGGTRGSSAWVELGPVRFQPSEFAKLFYVVYLASLLSLGPLQGKFLRRVGQPLLLCLGLFGILLLGQRDLGMMILVLFITFAMCFLGGMDWRILAVTLVVVLGAGVLYAVFDKGEHGGRWDAFINPMADPGGNGYQVLAMLVALARGGVLGQGLGECPDKWGQMPEAHTDAIFCVMGGELGFLRLALFVLLMAWIVHRAMQIGRRSGDAFSYLLCAGIGAMIGIQALINMAVATKFMPITGLTLPFISYGGSSLISCLLAAGVVLSVFRYRQPQQGGA from the coding sequence ATGGCGCACGCAGCGGCGCTGGAGCCCGAGAGCGTTGATCCGCAATGGGTGACACCCATCTGCATCGTGACGATGCTGGGGCTGGTCATGGCCTTCTCGGCCAGCTACCCCGAGGCGTGCGCCGGCAGGAATGACTCGCCGGACGCGCTGTCGTTCTTCAAGACGCAGTTCAGCTATGCCGTCATCGGGCTGATCGGGGGCTGGATCGCGAGCTATGTGCGGCCGCGTGTGTTGCGTAAGCTCGCGCCTCCCGCGCTGGGCATCAGCTTCGCGCTGATGATGGTGGCGATCATTGAGGGAGCCATCGGGGGAGGAACGCGCGGGTCGTCGGCCTGGGTGGAGTTGGGCCCGGTGCGCTTCCAGCCGTCCGAGTTCGCCAAGCTGTTCTATGTGGTCTACTTGGCGTCACTGCTGAGCCTAGGGCCGCTGCAGGGCAAGTTCTTGCGGCGCGTGGGACAGCCGCTCCTGCTGTGCCTGGGGCTGTTTGGGATCCTGCTGTTGGGCCAGCGCGACCTGGGCATGATGATCCTGGTGCTGTTCATCACCTTCGCCATGTGCTTCTTGGGCGGGATGGACTGGCGGATCCTGGCGGTGACGCTGGTCGTCGTCCTCGGGGCCGGCGTCCTCTACGCCGTGTTCGACAAGGGTGAACACGGAGGCCGCTGGGACGCCTTCATCAACCCGATGGCCGATCCCGGCGGCAATGGCTACCAGGTGCTAGCGATGTTGGTGGCCCTGGCGCGGGGCGGGGTGCTGGGGCAGGGCCTGGGCGAGTGCCCCGACAAGTGGGGCCAGATGCCCGAGGCGCACACGGACGCCATCTTCTGTGTCATGGGCGGCGAGCTCGGCTTCCTGCGGCTCGCCCTGTTCGTGCTGCTCATGGCCTGGATCGTGCATCGCGCGATGCAGATCGGCCGCCGGTCGGGCGATGCCTTCTCGTACCTGCTGTGTGCCGGGATCGGGGCCATGATCGGCATACAGGCACTCATCAACATGGCCGTCGCCACCAAGTTCATGCCGATCACCGGGCTCACCCTGCCCTTCATCAGCTATGGTGGCAGCAGCCTGATCTCATGCCTCCTGGCGGCGGGCGTTGTGCTCTCGGTGTTCCGGTACCGACAGCCACAGCAGGGGGGCGCCTAG